A stretch of Cicer arietinum cultivar CDC Frontier isolate Library 1 chromosome 5, Cicar.CDCFrontier_v2.0, whole genome shotgun sequence DNA encodes these proteins:
- the LOC101499464 gene encoding uncharacterized protein, whose protein sequence is MELQQYDGILTTFLRGENGRVTFEVRYPVRNGVYEVIPSISFRAPGRNLILSHMFVEDANFILCERNDNLINDLLHRINPEDILPIYALGNHYILQDNNINHVHVPTRRRYVHNFERIKIGEETTAQTSTCSICLVDFSFGSKAIRLPSPCSHVYHENCIMRWLNESNTCPLCRRLIS, encoded by the coding sequence ATGGAGCTCCAACAATATGATggaatattaacaacatttctaAGAGGAGAAAATGGAAGAGTCACATTTGAAGTGCGGTATCCTGTTAGGAATGGTGTTTATGAAGTAATTCCTTCTATTTCATTTCGAGCTCCCGGAAGAAACTTGATTTTGTCACATATGTTTGTTGAAGATGCTAACTTTATCCTTTGCGAAAGGAACGACAACCTTATCAATGATCTTCTTCATAGGATAAATCCGGAAGATATCTTGCCGATTTATGCTCTAGGCAACCACTACATTCTTCAAGATAACAACATCAACCATGTTCATGTTCCTACAAGAAGACGTTATGTTCATAACTTTGAAAGAATTAAAATTGGTGAAGAAACGACAGCTCAAACTTCGACATGTTCTATATGTCTTGTTGATTTTTCTTTTGGGTCGAAAGCAATTCGCTTGCCTAGTCCATGTTCACATGTTTATCATGAGAATTGTATTATGAGGTGGCTCAATGAATCAAACACATGCCCTTTGTGTCGTAGACTTATCTCCTAA